A stretch of the Candidatus Hydrogenedentota bacterium genome encodes the following:
- a CDS encoding type 4a pilus biogenesis protein PilO has protein sequence MMDALRGKVTPKDWMAVGAMLAIIAGVIVVYIFFVHRGMAQNYDELTTEDKAVLADIAEAKRKQAGIAKLREETEKTRTLVSSFEKRLPSERDIPDMVRQFEILANEVGLKHAMKPEQRISDERKETIPYSVSTFGSFHQTASFINKLERYERYIKISNLKVEEEDNGVSKATFTLSTYRFLATAAPTKQAAQTASTPAAAPQPGGKS, from the coding sequence ATGATGGATGCACTCCGAGGCAAAGTCACTCCCAAAGACTGGATGGCAGTTGGTGCCATGCTCGCCATCATCGCCGGTGTAATCGTGGTCTACATCTTCTTTGTACACCGCGGCATGGCGCAGAATTACGACGAACTAACCACGGAAGACAAAGCAGTCCTCGCCGATATTGCCGAAGCCAAGCGCAAGCAGGCGGGAATTGCAAAGCTGCGTGAAGAAACCGAAAAGACGCGTACGCTCGTTTCGAGTTTCGAAAAGCGTCTGCCTTCCGAACGCGATATCCCCGACATGGTTCGCCAGTTTGAAATCCTCGCGAACGAAGTAGGCCTCAAGCACGCCATGAAACCCGAACAGCGCATCAGCGACGAACGCAAGGAAACCATTCCCTACAGCGTCTCCACCTTCGGCAGCTTCCACCAGACCGCCAGCTTCATCAACAAGCTCGAACGCTACGAGCGCTACATCAAGATCTCCAACCTCAAGGTCGAAGAAGAAGACAACGGCGTCTCCAAAGCCACTTTCACCCTCAGCACATACCGCTTCCTGGCCACTGCCGCTCCGACTAAGCAAGCCGCGCAGACAGCCTCCACACCAGCCGCGGCTCCGCAGCCGGGAGGCAAGTCATGA
- a CDS encoding pilus assembly protein PilM yields the protein MLFSRPTKALGIDIGTHSVKAVQMSRYAGRIRIENAGYYACDRNQLNADPVLAQATAVREALRSISTVQNYVVGALPGQTVVIRYPRLPKMPESDLAAAIEKEAGQNIPYELSEVFLDWALLDEVSEAGKNMMKVLLVAARYEVIESRVQIAQEAEIAYSALSVDSLALADAAEACDFLRVGESVALINLGATTTSIHFVKDGKSNFIRDVSWGSRELIQAIAKARRVELNEAEKLLIQSGAPAPPAPPPLPEVEEEPEPPEPPKKDILGDLGGGLLDPLDEELSGLEEPGSAKVKASAPKAAEEKSLGEVLAMPFARLVSEIRRSFDYYEQQLYEHPVDRLILSGGVAHLPLLRETLAEELGAPVELADPTHSALLLGQDHLISPMLNQPAQFMVAVGLAARGMADL from the coding sequence GTGCTGTTTTCACGACCAACCAAGGCCCTCGGCATCGACATCGGCACACATTCCGTTAAAGCTGTGCAAATGTCTCGATACGCTGGGCGCATCCGCATCGAAAACGCGGGATACTACGCGTGCGATCGGAACCAGCTCAACGCGGATCCCGTCTTGGCACAAGCCACTGCGGTTCGCGAGGCGCTCCGAAGCATCTCAACGGTGCAAAACTACGTCGTTGGCGCCTTGCCCGGACAAACCGTCGTCATTCGATATCCGCGTCTCCCCAAAATGCCCGAAAGCGACCTCGCAGCCGCCATCGAAAAAGAGGCCGGACAGAACATCCCTTACGAACTTTCCGAAGTCTTTCTCGACTGGGCCCTTCTCGACGAAGTCTCTGAAGCCGGAAAGAACATGATGAAGGTGCTCTTGGTCGCGGCCCGGTATGAAGTGATTGAATCCCGCGTACAGATCGCGCAAGAAGCTGAAATCGCCTACTCAGCGCTCAGCGTTGACAGTCTCGCCCTGGCCGATGCCGCCGAAGCCTGCGACTTTCTGCGCGTCGGCGAATCGGTGGCGCTCATCAACCTCGGAGCAACCACTACCAGTATCCATTTCGTGAAGGATGGCAAATCCAATTTCATCCGCGACGTAAGCTGGGGTTCTCGCGAACTGATCCAAGCCATTGCAAAAGCCCGTCGCGTCGAATTGAACGAAGCGGAAAAACTTCTGATTCAGTCCGGCGCGCCTGCGCCGCCTGCGCCTCCCCCACTGCCCGAAGTGGAAGAGGAACCCGAACCTCCAGAGCCCCCTAAGAAAGACATTCTTGGCGATTTGGGCGGAGGTTTACTCGACCCGCTCGACGAAGAACTCTCCGGCCTTGAAGAGCCGGGGTCCGCTAAAGTGAAAGCCTCGGCGCCAAAAGCCGCCGAAGAAAAAAGCCTCGGCGAAGTACTTGCGATGCCGTTCGCGCGACTTGTCAGCGAAATCCGACGTTCATTCGACTACTACGAACAACAACTCTACGAGCACCCGGTCGACCGCCTGATCCTCAGCGGAGGCGTCGCGCATCTGCCCTTGCTGCGCGAAACCCTCGCCGAAGAATTAGGCGCCCCCGTCGAGTTGGCTGACCCGACCCACAGCGCACTGCTGTTAGGCCAGGATCACCTCATCAGCCCCATGCTCAACCAACCGGCCCAATTCATGGTGGCCGTGGGTCTCGCGGCGCGAGGGATGGCCGACCTATGA
- a CDS encoding MCP four helix bundle domain-containing protein, with product MIKQMRISSKLLLSFLLVALVGAVVGFIGVWNITTISNTTRNFANVDSPSITYLIKINRDLEKARSHCRALISQRLLGDARIEEHSSLNDTLGTLQVSIDKFNALPKDDAYAEEWKKFQPLYATWQKTVASLEETVKALEDGGVINAAGISSQLETIRADHYQLLARLRVMTEGGAAVEGGEDHTACAMGKLIENPSNTNKVILDALASAKEPHAKFHESVKRIKASVAAGNSAEAARILSEETTPTAMDVLSKVTQGNSMQEVQKAVALQRQAQETAYKTLQADHRAARSVIQDLEEKYQEDVNAKATSAVDGANRSRTFMLVSLFAGIVLAVALAVVVTRAITKPINAIVGTLTAGAEQVASASNQVAQSSQQMAQGASEQASSLEETSASLEQMASMTRQNADATEKALRMTQEARGDAERGRDASTRMVSAISQIKSSSDQTAKILKTIDEIAFQTNLLALNAAVEAARAGEAGKGFAVVAEEVRNLAQRCAEAARNTASLIEESQKNADGGVTVSTEVTGLLGQIASQVQKAEQLIREVAAGSREQAQGIDQINIAVAQMDKVTQINAATSEETASASEELSAQSEQLHEAITELVVVVEGARAQSAQGALGEKDKVWSVRRAAPPAPVKKLNVGERRKTVAKSGLLKVPTGSDVKSPEHVIPLEGEDMADF from the coding sequence ATGATTAAGCAGATGAGAATCTCGTCGAAACTACTGTTGTCGTTTCTGTTGGTGGCCCTCGTAGGGGCAGTCGTTGGATTCATCGGCGTATGGAACATCACGACAATAAGCAACACGACGCGGAACTTTGCGAATGTCGATTCGCCGAGTATCACGTATTTGATCAAGATCAATCGAGACTTGGAGAAGGCGCGTAGTCATTGCCGTGCCCTGATCAGCCAGAGGCTTTTGGGGGATGCGCGAATTGAGGAACACAGTAGTCTGAACGATACACTTGGAACGCTCCAAGTGAGCATCGACAAATTCAACGCGCTTCCCAAGGATGATGCTTATGCCGAGGAATGGAAGAAGTTCCAACCCCTGTATGCGACGTGGCAGAAGACAGTCGCGTCACTTGAGGAAACGGTGAAGGCCCTGGAAGACGGCGGGGTAATCAATGCTGCGGGTATTTCAAGTCAGTTGGAGACGATTCGCGCGGATCACTATCAACTTCTGGCGCGTTTGCGCGTGATGACAGAGGGCGGGGCGGCAGTTGAGGGCGGTGAGGATCACACGGCGTGCGCGATGGGAAAGCTCATTGAGAATCCCTCGAATACGAACAAAGTGATCTTGGACGCGTTGGCGTCTGCTAAAGAGCCGCATGCGAAATTTCACGAAAGCGTGAAACGGATCAAAGCATCGGTTGCAGCCGGAAATTCGGCGGAAGCGGCGCGCATCCTTTCAGAGGAGACGACGCCTACGGCGATGGATGTGCTGAGCAAAGTGACGCAGGGCAACTCCATGCAGGAAGTTCAGAAGGCTGTGGCGTTGCAGCGGCAGGCGCAAGAGACGGCGTATAAGACGCTGCAGGCGGATCACCGGGCGGCGCGATCGGTCATTCAAGACTTGGAGGAGAAGTATCAGGAAGATGTCAATGCGAAGGCGACGTCAGCGGTGGACGGCGCAAACCGCAGTCGAACATTTATGCTTGTGTCTTTGTTTGCGGGAATTGTGCTGGCGGTGGCTCTGGCCGTTGTGGTGACGCGGGCAATTACGAAACCGATCAACGCCATAGTTGGGACGTTGACGGCGGGAGCGGAGCAGGTTGCGTCGGCATCGAATCAGGTTGCGCAATCGAGTCAGCAAATGGCGCAGGGGGCTAGCGAGCAGGCATCGAGCCTTGAGGAGACTTCGGCGTCGTTGGAGCAGATGGCATCCATGACGCGGCAGAATGCGGATGCCACGGAGAAGGCTCTGAGGATGACGCAGGAGGCGCGCGGCGACGCCGAACGAGGGCGGGATGCATCAACGCGCATGGTGAGCGCGATCAGTCAAATCAAGTCGTCGTCGGACCAGACGGCGAAGATTCTGAAGACCATTGACGAGATAGCGTTTCAGACGAATCTGCTGGCATTGAACGCTGCTGTGGAAGCGGCGCGAGCAGGCGAGGCGGGCAAGGGGTTTGCGGTCGTGGCGGAAGAGGTGCGCAATTTGGCGCAGCGTTGCGCGGAAGCGGCGCGAAATACGGCGTCTTTGATAGAAGAATCGCAGAAGAATGCGGACGGCGGTGTCACGGTGTCGACCGAGGTGACGGGATTGCTCGGGCAGATTGCGTCGCAGGTTCAAAAGGCGGAGCAGTTGATTCGAGAAGTTGCGGCGGGGAGTCGTGAACAGGCGCAAGGCATCGATCAGATCAACATCGCGGTTGCTCAGATGGACAAGGTAACGCAGATCAATGCGGCGACGTCGGAGGAGACCGCATCGGCGAGCGAGGAGTTGTCGGCGCAGTCGGAACAATTACACGAAGCCATTACCGAATTGGTCGTCGTTGTAGAAGGGGCGCGGGCTCAGTCTGCTCAGGGGGCACTTGGTGAGAAGGACAAGGTGTGGTCCGTTCGACGGGCAGCGCCTCCCGCGCCTGTAAAAAAGTTGAATGTGGGTGAGCGTCGCAAGACGGTGGCCAAGAGCGGGCTGTTGAAGGTCCCGACAGGAAGTGACGTGAAGTCGCCCGAGCACGTGATCCCATTAGAAGGCGAGGACATGGCGGATTTTTAG